Genomic DNA from Desulfurivibrio alkaliphilus AHT 2:
CTTGCTTTTCCATGTCGTCTCTTTCTCCTTGATTTGGCGTTACTAAATTGCGGCTAGCTGGTTCGGCAGCATTTTTTCTGCCATTATTTCCGGGTTATTTATCAGTAAACAATCGGTCCACAATGCCCGGCACCTCGGCGCGGATTTTGGCCTGGAGCTCGGCGGGCAGATGTTTGCCCGGCCGGGCTTCGACTTTGGCCAGTTCCGCCACCGCGCGGGGGATCACCCCGTCCTGCTGCTCCTTGGCCCCGAATTTGTAGGGCTCGGAAATCTCGCCGGCGTGGGTGGCCTTGCGGGTGTGGCGGGTAAACAGCCGGTGGCTGGACTTCATCACCTTGGTGATCATCTTGCGTACTTCTTCAATGCTTTCCGCATCCACCTTGGGCGGCCGCAGGCAGTGCTTGACCAGCCCCACCTGCTCGTTGTCCAGCAGCGCCTGCAGGGGGCAGAAGGTGTTGGTCCGCTCCAGCAGCCCGAAGGAGTAATGGATGTACTGGGCGCCGGTGAGCCCCATGTAAAGGTGGGTGAAGACCTTTTCAAAGGAGGCCTGCATGCCGGGGGTCGAGGCGTTGCCCACCCCGGAGGAGGAATAGCAGGGGATCTTGTAATGCCGGGCCATCTGGGCGGTGTCGTTGTTGTACTGGTTGAACTCCGGGCAGCCGTAGAGGTCGTGCAGGTCGTCCAGCCGGGCCCGTACCGCCACGCTGCCGTAAAGGACCGGCGCGCCGGGCTTGATCAACTGGGTCAGCATCACCCCGGCCAGGATCTCGGCGTTGATCTGGGCCACCATGCCGGCCTCCTGGATGGGAGCCGAAGAGCCGCCCTGGGGCGAGGAGGAAATTACCAGCGGCATCCCGGCCTCGACGATGTCGAAGACCTTGTCGGTGGTGTCTTCCACCATCTGCAGCGGGCTTTTGAAGACGCAGGTGATAAAGGAGACCACCGGGTTCTGCCGCAGCTCCTCGCTGCCGCCGGCGACGATCTCGGCCATCTTGAGCACCTTGTTCAGGCTGTTTTGGGTGGTCAGCCCGGCCTGGACGTGCTTGGTGATGTTGTTGAGGCAGGCAAAGAACTTGTTGACGTCGTGGTCATCTTCGCTGATGTCGCTGTCCTGGACGTTGACCGGCCGGATAAAGAAATCCAGGTGTTCCAGTTGCTCACCCAGCCGGGCGGCTCGGGCCAGCAGCAGGGCGTCGCCGCGCTTTTCGGTGTAGCGCGGGGCGGTGAGCTTGCGCTTAGGATCGCTGGTGGATTGAAACTCCTCCAGTTCGGTCTCCAGCCAGACATTGGTCTCGGAGCCGGAGCCGAAATAGACCCGCGGCACCTCGGCGTCCAGCAGCAGCCGGTTTTGGGGGTCGCGGGCGCCCAGCACGATCTTGCTGGGGGCCATGGCGATATATTTGCGCACCATCGCCGGCGGGAAGTAAACCCGTTTGCAGGGTGCGCCGGCGCCGGGTTCGTCCTCCACCCGGGCGCCGTTGGCGGCAAAGAGTTCGGCCGCCCGCATGTTGTAGCACCAGATCCCGGTCTCTTCCAGGATTTTCATGGAAGCGTCATCCAGCAGCTCGATCTGCTCGGCGTTCAGCCGCTCATAGGGCTTAACCACGGTCCCTTGGCGAAATGTATCAGGTTCAGTCATTGGTCCTTACCTTTTGTTTTGTTCAATGTTTCAACGGGTCGAAATTTTCGGCGCTGCAAAGTTTCGGTTGTGGCACGGGGGTGGGGGCCGCGAAAACCGGTAGCGGCTCATTCTCGGCGGGCATCCTGCCCGCCTCCGAGGTGGCGGCGGCCTCCTGCGCGTCCATGCGCCCGGCCACCGCCAAACCCGCCGCTACCGGCTTCCGCGGCCCCCGTCCAGGCTGCAAGCGACTTGCATCTTGGACGGGCACCATGTTGTTATTCTTTACCTGAAAAATCGAGCATATTTGCGGCATCGCTTGTCTTTGCCCACCAGCACTTCGGCGGCGCGGATGGCGCCCATCAGTTCCTGGTCCAGGACGTTGAGAATGCCGCCGTCCAGGCCGTAGGCCACCGCCATCTGCAAAAAGGCGCTGTTGAGCCGTTTGCGCTGGGGCAGGCCGAAAGAGATGTTGGAGACCGCCATCACCGTCTTAGCCTTGGGCAATTCCTTTTTGATCGCGGCGATGGTGTCCAGGGTGACCCGGCCCTGGGTGATGTCGGTGCTCACCGGCACCACCAAGGGGTCGAAATAGAGGTCTTCTTCCGGCACCCCGTGCTTGGCGCAGTAGGCGGCGATATTCTGGCAGGCGGTCAGCCGGGCCTCGGCCGACGCGGGAATACCCTTGTCATCCATGGCCAGGCCCACCATGGGCAGCTTGAAACGGGCCGCCAGCGGCACCACTTGGGCCATGTTTTCCTCGGTGGCCTTGGTGGAGTTGATCAGGGCCGGCTTGCCCTGGCGGGCGGTCAGCCCGGCTTCCAGCACGGCGGCGTCGGCGCTGTCGATGCACAGCGGGGTGTCGATCTTCTCCTGGATGGTACTCACCGCCCAGGCCATGGCCTCCACCTCGTCGGCGCCGCTGCCGTGCCCGGTGCCCACATTGACATCGATATAGTCGGCCCCGGCGGCGGCCTGTTTTTCGGCCAGCTCCAGCAGTGCCGCCGCGTCCCGCGCCTCGATGATCTTGCGGGTGGAGGGGATGGTGGCGTTGATCTTTTCGGCTATGGTAATCATGTTACATCCTTTGTTGGTTTTTCCTGCTGCTTTTAGTCTTCCATCAAAAAGGGCTGCAGGCCGGGAATTTCCGCCTTGATCCGTTGGCGGATATCCTCGGGCAGTACCGAGGTCAGCGGCGCGTCGAGGATCTCCCGGCTGCGGGCGGTGGCTCGGGCGCGGGCGTCGTGGGCGCCGGCCTGTTGCCACGGTCCCCGGTTGTCCCGGTCGCTTAATTGCGGGCTGTAATGCTCGTGGCGCATTAAGCGGCGGGTATGGCGGGCGGTGACGAACTGGCCGCCGGGGCCGGCCTTTTTCAGCTCGGCCATGGCGATGGTTTCATCATCCACCCGGATGCCTTCCACCGCCCGCATGGTCATGCCCAGGATCTCGTTGTCCACCACCAGCTTGTCGTAGGAGGCGGTGAGGCAGAACTCGATGAAGCCGGCGGCGTCATGGATGAAGTTGGCCCCGGCCAGGGCCACCAGCACGCTGGTCATGGCGGATTCGTAGCCGGCCTGGGCGTCCACCACCTTGGAATCGGTCATCCCGGCGGTGGCGTAGAAGGGCAGCTTGTAGAACTGGGCCATCTGGGCTGCGCCGGCGTTCATCAGGCCCATCTCCACCGCCCCGGCCAGGTACTTGAGGTCCCGGAGGTCGGTGATGGAAGAGATGCAGCCGAAGAGGCAGGGGGCGCCGGGGTTGGTGAGCTGGGCCAGCATCACCCCGGCCAGGGAGTCCACCGTCTGGACCACCAGGTTGGCGGCCAGGGTCACCGGGGCGGTGGCGCCGCACAACGGCTCGGTGGGCACCACCACCGGGATCCGGTTGCGGGCCGCTTCCATGGTCAACTCGCCGTAGGATTCATCCAGCTTGAAGGGGCTGATGGGGCAGGTGACCATGGAGATGAAGGGGCGCTCCCGCAGGGCCTCGGGGCTTCCGGCGATCATCTCCGCCATCTTGATGACGTTGCGTACCCCCTCTACGGTGTAAACTCCGCCCATGATGTGCTTTTGGGTGCGGTTCAGGGCGGCGCCGAAACGGTTGACGTCCACGTCTTCCACGGTCACGTCGCCGGGGTAGACGTTGAGCATGTAGAAGTGGATATTGTCCAGGGCATCCACCATGCGGGCCATGTTCATGATGTCTTTGGTCTGGGAGCGGCGGATATCGTCGCTGCCCGGCTCCTGGACATTGAGGGCGGTGCCGCCGGTGCCCATGTAAACCTTGGTGCCGCCGATCTCGCAGTCGTGCTCGCCTTCCGGGTCGCGGCCGCAGAGGTTGATCACCGGCGGGGCCTGGCCGATGATCTTTTCCACCAGGCTGCCGGGCATCTTGACGATATTGGTTTCCCGATCCACCTGGGCGCCGGCTTCGGCGAAGAGTTCGAGGGCGGCGGGAAAGTTGACCTGCACCCCGATTTCTTCGAAAACCTGCATGGCGGCCTGGTGAATGCGCTGGATGTCTTCCGGAGTCAGCGGCTGATAGCGGCCGCCTTCGATGCCTTTTCTTACTTTCATGGGGTTTTGCTCTCCTTCAAAAGGGTTCCTGTTTTCTATTGTTAGCTTTTAAACTTGCATGATCAGGGTAACTGGCCTGCCGTTAGCGTCGGGCGATACAGTCTCGTTTTTTGCAGCGCCGGCAGGGAATCAGGTCGCGGTCGGCCGGGGCGTCGCTGCTTTGGTACAGCCCGAACAGGGCGGAGATCGATTTGCGCGGCTGCATCAGGCAGGAGGAGTCGAGTTCCACCCCGATCAGCCGATGGTCCAGCAGGGCAAACAACCCGGGCTGGTCGCTCAGGGGCCAATCGCAATAGCCGGGGCTGAAGCGGGGGCCGGCCAGCAGGTCCGCTTGCTGTTCGATATGGCTTAAAAAACGGTCGGCCAGCCATTCCACGGCGCCGGAGCCCAGGGCGTCCAGCACGGCGGCGTCGGCCAACTGCCCCTCGGACTGCAACTCTTCCACCCGCCGGTCCAGGTCCGAGCCCACGGTGGCGATAAAGCAGCTTATTTGGGAGGCCTTTTGCAACGCGTCAACCATCTTGGGGTTGGTCAGTTCCATGGTCGCGCCGCCATTACTCAGGCTGATGGTGCCTTGGGCGGTTAGGGCGGGAGCCAGGGTGGTGTGGACCACCTGCGGCTCCAACAGTTCAGGTAACTCCGGCTCCAGGGCGGCCAGCCGCCGGGCGGTGCGGGCGCTTAAATCGCGCCGCCGCCGGCGGCCCAGCAGGCGCTCGACAAAGTCGCGGTCAAAACCCGGGCGATGTCGCCAGAGCCGGCCGGCTGCACGTTGAGCGGCTTGGCCGCTTTTGCCGCCGCGGCTGGCGGGGGAATAAGTTTTGCTGTGCTCAATGCCCGGGGTAATCATCTTTATATTACTGGCTCTCTGCTGAATTAAACTTGCAACTCGGTCCTGGCGGTTGCTTCCCCGTGCGGTTGGAAGCCTGCCGTTTGCTTGATCTTGCCGCGGGGGCAAGCTGAGTGTCACTCGGTGATGGGCGGAACCAAGCCGGGATCGAGCTTGCCGGCGGGGATGGCCTGTACCAGTTTGTCCAGGCTCTGGTTCAACAGCACCAGGTCTTCGGCGGCCAGGCGATCCAGGGCCTCGGTCAGCGGGCCGTGGTGCAGGGTGCCGGCCTGATCCAGCAGGTCCAGGCCGGTGGAGGTCAAGGTTACCAGCACCACCCGCTGGTCCTCCTGGCGACCGCCGCGCTGGCGGCGGACCAGCCCCCGGCGCTCCAGCTTGTCCAGCAGGTTGCTGGCAGTGGACTGGTGAATGGAAAGAATGCGGGCCACCTCGGAGATTTTAAGCTCGCCGGCGGCGGCTATTTCGCGCAGCACCCAGAGCATGGTGGCGCTTACCTGGCACTGCCGCTCCACCATTTTGGAATAGGATTGAATGGCCCGGAAAACCACTCGCAGGTCGCTGAGCACCTTGCGTACGCGGGCCTCGCGCTGAAAGTTATCGTCGGTTTCGGTGGCGGCCGGGCCGCCCATGTCGCCGCCGGCTTCGGCGGCTATGGCAAAACTTTGCGTCATCGCCATGATGCTCTCGCTTTATCAATTAGTTTAGTTGGTCTGTGATGCCGACCAAATTGCCGCCGGGTGGCGGTTGAAATGCTGCCGTGTTTTATTTGCGGCATATATTATTGCAAAAAAAGTTTTTGTGCAATAACTTTTTGCCGTTCAAATATATTGCGTAATATATATGCCTGTAAAAGAATTTGCGGGAAAGGGAAGGGGAGGGGGTTTTCTTACTGCTTGGGATGGCGCTGTTTTATCGCCTTGGTTAGTTCTTCGTTGGCTGGCGCGGTCATGCCCAGCTGGTGGGCCCGGCGGACGATTTCGCCGTTGATGGCCATGATTTCGGTGGCTCGGTGCTGGCGGATATCCTGGAGCATGGAAGAGATGTTGGTGGCGGTCCGGCGGCAGACTTCTTCCACCATGGCCAGCGGGTCCATGCCCAGAGCAATGCCGCTGGCCTCGGCCACGGCGGCGGCTTCGTTTACCGCCAGGGCCATTTGTTGGCGGGCGGCGGGAATTTCCAACAGGCGGCCGTTGGGGCAGTCGTGGACTACGGTCAAGGCGTTGATGCCGACGTTGACCAGCAACTTGTGCCAGAGTTCGCGCTGGATGTTGGTGCTTATGCGGGTGTCGAATCCTGCCTGGCGAAAGGTTTGACTGATCTGGTGCAAGGGGTCGGCCAGGTTATGGGCCCAATGGCTTGACGCAGAATCGACATGCCCCATGGTAAGCGTGCCCGGGCCGCCGGGCCGGACCCGGCCAGGGGCCAGCAGGGTGGCGCCGGCGGTGCAGATGCCCGGCACGGGCAGGCAGCGGCCACGCAGCCGGCACAGCTGTTCCAGGTGGCTGATACCGTTGGTAAAGGTGATAAAGGGTGTGGCCGGGTCGGCAAAAGGGACGGCGTCGGCCAGAGCCTGGGGCAGGGTGAGGGATTTGACGCAGAAAATCACCGCCGAACACCCGGCTGTGTCGGCGTAATCGGCGGTAACAGGAATGGGCAGGGGGGATGCCGAAGGTGCTGCCGGGCCCTCAAGGATGATTCCCTGGCGGTTCAGGGTGGCAGCCCGCCCGGCGTCATGGTCGACCAAGCGCACTCGGCAGGCGCCGGCCAAATGCAGCCGGGCCGCCAGCAGGCAGCCCAAGGCGCCGGGCCCGACCACCGCCAGATTCAGGTAAGCATTCACCGGGGTCCGATAGCCTGCAATGTCAGCAGTGGATAAACGTTGAGCAGCACCGCAGCGGTCGGGCGAGCAGCCAAGGTCGCACACAATCTGTGCATCCTGGCGGGGCTGCTCGTTCGACGCTGCGATGCTGCTGGTCGCAACGAAGGGCTGGAAGGGTTACTCGATGACGGTAACGTCTTCCAGGATCACCTGGTAGGTGTAGCCGGCGCCGAAATCCTTGTTGGCGGCCAAAACGCCTTCCAGGGTAACAATTTCGCCAACCTCCACCGCTTCCTGGGAGGTGGCCACCAGGTTGTGGGTGCGCTGGGTTTCAGAACCGGTACCGTCCTGCAAATGGATAAAGTTGCGGTTCATGATGGCCGGGGAATATTTCACCACCTGGGCTTTAACCCGTACCGTCTGGCCGCTCAGCCCTTCGCCCTGGGCAAACAGCTCGGAGACGGTGTAAGCGTTATCGCCGGTGGCCTTGGCCACTTCCAGTTCGGCAAAGGGTACTACGGCCTTGTCGCTGCCCATGGGGATGTCACCCATCCCGGCATGGGCCTCTTCCATGGCCTGGGTGAAGCTGCGCCGTTCATCCTCGGCGGTTTGCTGGGCAGTCGGCTGCTGGTTGTCGCCGCAGGCGGCCAGGAAAAAGGTCAGTCCGAGAGCGGCGGTAAAAAATGCATTGCGGGGGGAGATTAGCTTCATGATGGTTCCCTGTTGTTGAAGGATTATAATGAACTGGATGACCCACTTGCGGGTCGTGAATCACAAAGGCCCCCGATCGCCGGAACCGATCGGCAGGGCCGAGGCTTACCTTAGCTAAAAAACCGCGTTTGTCAATGGGTAAGGTTTTTCCTGTGCGCCGGCATAACAACCCGTTTTTCCACGGGCTGTTATGCGGCGGGAGTGTAACTGAAGGCGAGGCGTTTGCCCTTGATGGTTACCCGAACCTCTCCACCCTTGCGCAGTTGACCGAACAGAATTTCTTCGGTGAGGGTATCGCCGATTTCCTTCATGATCAGCCGGCGCAAGGGGCGAGCCCCGTACTCGGGGTCGTAGCCTTGCTTGGCCAGCCAGGTGCGGGCCGCCGCAGTGAGGCTGATGGTCACCTTCTTTTCACTCAACCGTTCCTGCAGTTCCAGGACCAT
This window encodes:
- a CDS encoding MarR family winged helix-turn-helix transcriptional regulator, with amino-acid sequence MAMTQSFAIAAEAGGDMGGPAATETDDNFQREARVRKVLSDLRVVFRAIQSYSKMVERQCQVSATMLWVLREIAAAGELKISEVARILSIHQSTASNLLDKLERRGLVRRQRGGRQEDQRVVLVTLTSTGLDLLDQAGTLHHGPLTEALDRLAAEDLVLLNQSLDKLVQAIPAGKLDPGLVPPITE
- a CDS encoding trimethylamine methyltransferase family protein, which encodes MKVRKGIEGGRYQPLTPEDIQRIHQAAMQVFEEIGVQVNFPAALELFAEAGAQVDRETNIVKMPGSLVEKIIGQAPPVINLCGRDPEGEHDCEIGGTKVYMGTGGTALNVQEPGSDDIRRSQTKDIMNMARMVDALDNIHFYMLNVYPGDVTVEDVDVNRFGAALNRTQKHIMGGVYTVEGVRNVIKMAEMIAGSPEALRERPFISMVTCPISPFKLDESYGELTMEAARNRIPVVVPTEPLCGATAPVTLAANLVVQTVDSLAGVMLAQLTNPGAPCLFGCISSITDLRDLKYLAGAVEMGLMNAGAAQMAQFYKLPFYATAGMTDSKVVDAQAGYESAMTSVLVALAGANFIHDAAGFIEFCLTASYDKLVVDNEILGMTMRAVEGIRVDDETIAMAELKKAGPGGQFVTARHTRRLMRHEHYSPQLSDRDNRGPWQQAGAHDARARATARSREILDAPLTSVLPEDIRQRIKAEIPGLQPFLMED
- a CDS encoding dihydropteroate synthase → MITIAEKINATIPSTRKIIEARDAAALLELAEKQAAAGADYIDVNVGTGHGSGADEVEAMAWAVSTIQEKIDTPLCIDSADAAVLEAGLTARQGKPALINSTKATEENMAQVVPLAARFKLPMVGLAMDDKGIPASAEARLTACQNIAAYCAKHGVPEEDLYFDPLVVPVSTDITQGRVTLDTIAAIKKELPKAKTVMAVSNISFGLPQRKRLNSAFLQMAVAYGLDGGILNVLDQELMGAIRAAEVLVGKDKRCRKYARFFR
- a CDS encoding vitamin B12 dependent-methionine synthase activation domain-containing protein: MITPGIEHSKTYSPASRGGKSGQAAQRAAGRLWRHRPGFDRDFVERLLGRRRRRDLSARTARRLAALEPELPELLEPQVVHTTLAPALTAQGTISLSNGGATMELTNPKMVDALQKASQISCFIATVGSDLDRRVEELQSEGQLADAAVLDALGSGAVEWLADRFLSHIEQQADLLAGPRFSPGYCDWPLSDQPGLFALLDHRLIGVELDSSCLMQPRKSISALFGLYQSSDAPADRDLIPCRRCKKRDCIARR
- a CDS encoding trimethylamine methyltransferase family protein; amino-acid sequence: MTEPDTFRQGTVVKPYERLNAEQIELLDDASMKILEETGIWCYNMRAAELFAANGARVEDEPGAGAPCKRVYFPPAMVRKYIAMAPSKIVLGARDPQNRLLLDAEVPRVYFGSGSETNVWLETELEEFQSTSDPKRKLTAPRYTEKRGDALLLARAARLGEQLEHLDFFIRPVNVQDSDISEDDHDVNKFFACLNNITKHVQAGLTTQNSLNKVLKMAEIVAGGSEELRQNPVVSFITCVFKSPLQMVEDTTDKVFDIVEAGMPLVISSSPQGGSSAPIQEAGMVAQINAEILAGVMLTQLIKPGAPVLYGSVAVRARLDDLHDLYGCPEFNQYNNDTAQMARHYKIPCYSSSGVGNASTPGMQASFEKVFTHLYMGLTGAQYIHYSFGLLERTNTFCPLQALLDNEQVGLVKHCLRPPKVDAESIEEVRKMITKVMKSSHRLFTRHTRKATHAGEISEPYKFGAKEQQDGVIPRAVAELAKVEARPGKHLPAELQAKIRAEVPGIVDRLFTDK
- a CDS encoding ketopantoate reductase family protein, with translation MNAYLNLAVVGPGALGCLLAARLHLAGACRVRLVDHDAGRAATLNRQGIILEGPAAPSASPLPIPVTADYADTAGCSAVIFCVKSLTLPQALADAVPFADPATPFITFTNGISHLEQLCRLRGRCLPVPGICTAGATLLAPGRVRPGGPGTLTMGHVDSASSHWAHNLADPLHQISQTFRQAGFDTRISTNIQRELWHKLLVNVGINALTVVHDCPNGRLLEIPAARQQMALAVNEAAAVAEASGIALGMDPLAMVEEVCRRTATNISSMLQDIRQHRATEIMAINGEIVRRAHQLGMTAPANEELTKAIKQRHPKQ